The proteins below are encoded in one region of Spirochaetaceae bacterium:
- a CDS encoding response regulator: protein MGKKILVIDDSASIRKSISYVLNQEGFVVTEAEDGVDGLNKAGADTFDLIVTDINMPNLDGIGFIKKVRENSSYKFTPIIVLTTESQESKMQEGKSAGATGWIVKPFSADKLIAVVKKIIG, encoded by the coding sequence ATGGGAAAAAAAATATTAGTTATTGACGATTCGGCTTCGATTAGAAAGAGTATCTCTTATGTGCTTAACCAAGAAGGTTTTGTGGTAACCGAAGCTGAAGATGGTGTAGACGGGCTTAATAAAGCTGGGGCCGATACTTTTGATTTAATTGTAACCGATATTAATATGCCTAACTTAGATGGTATTGGTTTTATCAAAAAAGTGCGCGAAAACTCTAGCTATAAATTTACCCCTATTATTGTACTTACTACAGAATCGCAAGAATCTAAGATGCAAGAAGGTAAATCGGCTGGGGCTACCGGCTGGATTGTTAAGCCGTTTTCGGCCGATAAACTTATTGCCGTAGTTAAAAAGATTATTGGCTAG
- a CDS encoding M15 family metallopeptidase, which translates to MTATQNAVNLGIMQRLLTGFILLFITIHLNGQQITPQQFFARHGLDAALYNAGQSPNKHQTLLTLLAIKQSFTGQIEAIGHDHNDYFLQFRNGEVLFYANGRMLPYRIKDNYQNFRAFINYRFNPILRDPSTFTQEEINRLLRHTEQSNQLNLPIFDDNYIRLIYGGSTRQAISPFIVRTSFLGFTFYTHRLLVMPLLEVERQIRELAQHDNEVQNFISSLNSAASFVWRTIRGQRNLSWHALGIAVDILPRNRNQVIYWGWERARNPNNWPTVPLSERWMPPSAVIEAFESMGFVWGGKWPMYDNMHFEFRPELHRLYQLEQEFTQATGFQINR; encoded by the coding sequence ATTTAGGTATTATGCAAAGGTTGCTTACCGGTTTTATCTTATTATTTATTACCATCCATCTTAATGGCCAACAAATTACCCCGCAGCAATTTTTTGCCCGGCACGGCCTAGATGCCGCTCTTTATAATGCCGGCCAAAGCCCCAATAAACATCAAACTTTGCTAACTTTATTGGCTATAAAACAAAGCTTTACCGGCCAAATAGAGGCCATCGGCCACGACCATAACGATTATTTTTTACAGTTTAGAAACGGCGAAGTACTTTTTTATGCCAATGGCCGCATGCTGCCTTACCGTATTAAAGATAATTATCAAAATTTTCGTGCCTTTATTAATTATCGTTTTAACCCAATTTTACGCGACCCCAGCACTTTTACGCAAGAAGAAATTAATCGCCTCTTAAGGCATACCGAACAAAGTAACCAGCTTAACCTCCCCATCTTTGATGATAATTACATTAGGTTAATTTATGGCGGCAGCACTCGGCAAGCCATCTCACCTTTTATTGTGCGTACCAGTTTTTTAGGCTTTACTTTTTACACCCATCGCCTGTTAGTAATGCCGCTGCTCGAGGTAGAACGGCAAATACGCGAACTAGCCCAGCACGATAATGAAGTACAAAATTTTATTAGCAGTTTAAATTCGGCGGCGAGTTTTGTATGGCGCACCATACGCGGACAGCGCAATTTAAGCTGGCATGCCTTAGGTATTGCCGTAGATATTTTACCCCGTAACCGTAACCAAGTAATTTATTGGGGCTGGGAGCGGGCGCGCAACCCTAACAACTGGCCGACTGTTCCTTTAAGCGAGCGTTGGATGCCGCCTTCCGCTGTGATTGAGGCTTTTGAGAGTATGGGTTTTGTTTGGGGTGGTAAATGGCCTATGTACGATAATATGCACTTTGAGTTTAGGCCGGAACTGCACAGGTTATACCAGCTAGAACAAGAATTTACGCAAGCTACAGGCTTTCAAATTAATAGGTAA